A single Silvibacterium dinghuense DNA region contains:
- a CDS encoding alpha/beta hydrolase fold domain-containing protein, which translates to MKTPLLALCLLPSLALAQTTSQTTEQTAPKTDASYIAPDGTAHVSRIVPVPKTISPEAQAMLAKPASDAAKPQTLAERRAGTNAWQARAGAASKAVYPVDIQKDTIAGVPVLRVTPPTIGAGKDDRVLMCVHGGGFNVDSGSLTESIPIAALSQTRVVSVLYRLAPEHPFPAAIDDTIAVYKELLKTHKPGKIALYGTSAGAILTAEVAVEMKKLGLPLPGALGVFSGLGDFSQPTDSQAMYALNGLSGHLEPPDPGAFNKEYFTSTDPKDPVLSPLYADVHGFPPTLFITSGRDAELSGTTILQRHFYEAGVDAPLVVFEALPHAFWNDVSLPESREAYRIMAAFLDSRLGR; encoded by the coding sequence ATGAAAACACCGCTGCTCGCGCTCTGCCTCCTGCCTTCGCTCGCCCTCGCCCAGACGACATCCCAGACGACAGAGCAGACCGCACCGAAAACCGACGCGAGCTACATTGCTCCCGACGGCACGGCGCACGTCTCGCGCATTGTGCCGGTGCCCAAGACGATCAGCCCGGAGGCGCAGGCGATGCTGGCCAAGCCCGCCTCCGACGCGGCGAAGCCGCAGACGCTGGCCGAGCGGCGTGCCGGCACCAATGCTTGGCAGGCGCGCGCCGGAGCGGCCTCGAAGGCGGTTTATCCGGTCGATATTCAAAAGGACACCATCGCTGGAGTGCCGGTGCTGCGCGTGACGCCTCCCACCATCGGCGCAGGCAAGGACGACCGCGTACTGATGTGCGTGCACGGTGGCGGCTTCAATGTCGATTCGGGCTCGCTGACCGAGAGCATTCCCATCGCCGCGCTCTCGCAGACGCGTGTCGTCTCGGTGCTCTATCGGCTTGCACCCGAGCACCCGTTTCCCGCGGCCATCGACGACACCATCGCGGTCTACAAGGAACTGCTCAAGACGCACAAGCCCGGCAAGATCGCCCTTTACGGCACCTCGGCCGGGGCGATTCTGACCGCGGAAGTGGCTGTCGAGATGAAGAAGCTCGGATTGCCGCTGCCTGGCGCGCTCGGCGTCTTTTCCGGGCTGGGAGACTTCAGCCAGCCGACCGATTCGCAGGCGATGTATGCGCTGAACGGACTCTCCGGGCATCTCGAGCCGCCCGATCCCGGCGCCTTCAATAAGGAGTACTTCACCTCGACCGACCCAAAAGATCCGGTGCTTTCTCCTCTCTATGCGGACGTACATGGTTTTCCGCCGACACTGTTTATTACCAGCGGCCGGGATGCGGAGCTGAGCGGGACGACCATCCTGCAGCGGCACTTTTACGAGGCCGGCGTGGACGCACCGCTGGTAGTCTTCGAAGCGCTGCCCCACGCCTTCTGGAACGACGTGAGCCTGCCCGAATCACGCGAGGCGTACAGGATCATGGCGGCTTTCTTAGACTCGCGGCTTGGCCGGTAG
- the rpmE gene encoding 50S ribosomal protein L31, whose amino-acid sequence MPKAGIHPTNNEIRVVCACGESFATRSTHKGDIHVEICSACHPFFTGKQKLVDTAGRIERFRRKYAKPETAAK is encoded by the coding sequence ATGCCTAAAGCCGGAATTCATCCCACCAATAACGAAATTCGCGTTGTCTGCGCCTGTGGCGAGAGCTTCGCGACCCGCTCGACCCATAAGGGCGACATCCACGTCGAAATCTGCTCGGCCTGCCACCCGTTCTTTACGGGCAAGCAGAAGCTCGTGGACACCGCCGGCCGTATCGAGCGCTTCCGCCGCAAGTATGCGAAGCCGGAAACCGCGGCCAAGTAA
- the dusB gene encoding tRNA dihydrouridine synthase DusB, with amino-acid sequence MKKDWDSPIEHAMPATARVPASLSIGGVTVAPATVLAPMAGVTDTVFRRFIRNASLFTAETSGNVATSDVDAEISNQQSGCGLLMTEFTSADGLSRMRESKRKRYLTFYDDEHPISAQLFGSNPATLADAARIVQDTGFDMVDLNLGCPAKRVVACNGGSGLLRDLPLIGKIFAEVRKAVTIPFTVKFRMGWNDSNIICVELAKLAEAEGLASVALHARTREDGYSGQARWEWIAAVKDAVRIPVIGNGDIRTPEDAAAMVAETGCDAVMIGRAAPSNPWIFRQIAQYTATGRYDRPTELDRYRMIRTYFEMLIAAEAPDENGVGGSGREVVGKMKQFATWFTHGVSGGGALRKAIYEQRKGEAVLGIIEKFFTEREARAADPIADTAELELPDEAFTAGALAS; translated from the coding sequence ATGAAGAAGGACTGGGACAGCCCTATCGAGCACGCGATGCCGGCTACGGCGCGCGTGCCCGCATCGCTGTCGATCGGCGGCGTCACGGTTGCCCCGGCGACGGTGCTGGCCCCGATGGCGGGTGTCACCGATACCGTCTTCCGCCGCTTCATCCGCAATGCCAGCCTGTTCACGGCCGAGACCTCGGGCAATGTCGCCACCAGTGACGTCGACGCCGAGATCTCAAACCAGCAGTCGGGCTGCGGCCTGCTGATGACCGAGTTCACCTCGGCCGACGGCCTCTCGCGCATGCGCGAGTCGAAGCGCAAGCGGTATCTGACCTTCTACGACGACGAGCACCCTATCTCCGCCCAGCTCTTCGGCTCGAACCCGGCCACACTCGCCGATGCCGCGCGCATCGTGCAGGACACCGGCTTCGACATGGTCGACCTGAACCTGGGCTGCCCGGCCAAGCGCGTAGTCGCCTGCAACGGCGGCAGCGGCCTGCTGCGCGATCTGCCGCTGATCGGCAAGATCTTCGCCGAGGTACGCAAGGCAGTCACCATCCCGTTCACGGTCAAGTTCCGCATGGGCTGGAACGACTCCAACATCATCTGCGTGGAGCTGGCGAAGCTGGCCGAGGCGGAAGGTCTAGCCTCGGTCGCGCTGCACGCCCGCACCCGCGAGGATGGCTACTCCGGCCAGGCGCGCTGGGAGTGGATCGCCGCTGTGAAGGACGCGGTCAGGATTCCGGTCATCGGCAATGGTGACATCCGCACGCCCGAGGATGCCGCCGCCATGGTCGCCGAAACCGGCTGCGATGCCGTCATGATCGGCCGCGCCGCGCCGTCCAATCCCTGGATCTTCCGCCAGATCGCGCAGTACACGGCCACCGGCCGCTACGACCGGCCGACCGAACTCGACCGCTACCGCATGATCCGCACCTACTTCGAGATGCTGATTGCCGCGGAAGCTCCGGACGAGAACGGCGTGGGCGGCAGCGGACGTGAGGTGGTCGGCAAGATGAAGCAGTTCGCCACCTGGTTTACGCACGGCGTCTCCGGCGGCGGCGCGCTGCGCAAGGCCATCTACGAGCAGCGCAAAGGCGAGGCTGTCCTCGGCATCATCGAGAAGTTCTTTACCGAGCGCGAAGCCCGCGCCGCCGATCCCATTGCCGACACTGCGGAACTCGAGCTGCCGGACGAAGCTTTCACCGCAGGCGCGCTGGCCTCGTAA
- a CDS encoding type VI secretion system Vgr family protein, with the protein MALPVIQIGDNLIGDATLASVEVIQELNQHWWCTIVCKQTEDKRIPVEDLLGKAVTITTTDQDGVQHTTFSGFVLKVDLDYEIWGSYTAQIAAVTTTYLMDVARNKQYYAAQTLTSVGNTVAGRAGLSFTMDGGSSKALNYVQYGETDFSFLNRIVDDYDCWLRPRDGGIEVFSAFQSGATLQWRGEDGLLDFRLSGVLSPTSVSGSHYDHHAMQSTTLQQVSSPPSFYDGAQHLTSSVQSASSKLPAAFEPQRARAMTLDDFQTQLQSESVRSIGGAVTGSGHSRNQQLKAGDTVQIEGSLDAKGTYGVIRVVHSWTPRGYSNAFVCTPWKNYRNPQPPPARTWSGIVSARVVDHNDPKKMGRVKVQFFWQEDDSTHWARTVSPHAGPDRGFMFMPEVGDEVAVAFEDGDPERPVILGALWNGVQTQPRAELRGGDIADNDVKRIMTKSGNRIQMSDKAGVETLILATPNNNILRMTEKSDSTGRTNITIESKTGDIILHAPEGRVHIESKFYSKDIG; encoded by the coding sequence ATGGCTTTGCCCGTCATTCAAATTGGCGACAACCTTATCGGCGATGCGACGCTTGCGTCTGTGGAAGTGATTCAGGAGCTGAATCAGCACTGGTGGTGCACCATCGTTTGTAAGCAGACAGAAGACAAACGTATTCCAGTCGAAGATCTTCTCGGTAAAGCGGTGACCATTACCACGACCGACCAGGACGGTGTGCAGCACACCACCTTCTCGGGGTTTGTTCTCAAGGTAGATCTGGATTACGAAATCTGGGGTAGTTATACCGCGCAGATTGCTGCTGTGACGACAACCTATCTAATGGATGTAGCCAGGAATAAGCAGTACTACGCGGCGCAGACATTGACGTCGGTGGGTAATACCGTGGCCGGCCGTGCGGGGCTTTCCTTCACCATGGATGGCGGCAGCTCCAAGGCGCTGAATTATGTGCAATACGGAGAGACGGATTTCTCCTTTCTGAATCGAATTGTGGACGATTACGACTGCTGGTTGCGGCCGAGGGACGGCGGCATCGAGGTCTTCAGTGCTTTTCAGAGTGGTGCGACCCTGCAATGGCGTGGAGAGGACGGTCTGCTGGACTTTCGCCTGAGCGGAGTGCTTTCCCCGACATCGGTAAGTGGATCGCACTATGACCACCATGCGATGCAATCGACCACGTTGCAGCAGGTGAGCTCACCGCCGTCGTTCTATGACGGGGCGCAGCATCTGACCAGCTCGGTGCAGTCGGCTTCAAGCAAGCTTCCGGCCGCCTTTGAGCCGCAGCGTGCGCGCGCCATGACGCTCGATGACTTCCAGACCCAGCTGCAGTCAGAAAGTGTGCGTTCGATTGGCGGTGCTGTGACCGGCAGTGGTCACTCGCGCAATCAGCAGTTAAAGGCCGGCGATACCGTCCAGATTGAAGGTTCTCTCGATGCCAAGGGAACATACGGGGTGATCCGTGTGGTTCATAGCTGGACGCCGAGGGGTTATAGCAATGCCTTCGTCTGCACTCCCTGGAAGAATTACCGCAATCCGCAACCGCCTCCCGCGCGGACATGGAGCGGCATCGTTTCGGCGAGAGTCGTGGACCATAACGATCCGAAGAAGATGGGTCGCGTCAAGGTGCAGTTCTTCTGGCAGGAGGATGATTCCACGCATTGGGCTCGGACGGTTTCTCCGCATGCCGGTCCCGATCGAGGCTTCATGTTTATGCCGGAAGTCGGGGACGAGGTTGCAGTCGCATTTGAGGATGGCGATCCGGAGCGCCCTGTGATTCTTGGTGCCCTCTGGAACGGTGTCCAGACTCAGCCGCGCGCCGAGTTACGAGGCGGAGATATCGCGGATAACGATGTGAAGCGCATCATGACGAAGAGCGGCAATCGTATTCAGATGTCGGATAAGGCCGGGGTTGAAACCCTGATCCTTGCTACTCCCAACAACAACATTCTCCGCATGACCGAGAAATCCGACAGTACCGGTCGAACCAATATAACGATCGAATCGAAGACCGGCGACATCATCCTGCATGCTCCCGAAGGTCGAGTCCACATTGAATCGAAGTTTTACTCGAAGGATATCGGTTAG
- a CDS encoding PadR family transcriptional regulator gives MPAGALPMLILRVLQSGTLHGYAIAQRIHLLSSEVLAVEEGLLYPTLQKMLLKGWVSSEWGISETSRKVRFYQLTPAGRAQLEAALDEYQRLNEAIQAVLRTA, from the coding sequence ATGCCCGCCGGAGCCCTGCCCATGCTCATTCTTCGCGTGCTGCAGTCCGGTACCCTGCATGGCTATGCCATCGCCCAGCGCATTCACCTGCTCTCGAGCGAGGTGCTCGCGGTCGAGGAAGGCCTGCTCTATCCCACGCTGCAGAAGATGCTGCTCAAGGGCTGGGTGAGCTCGGAGTGGGGTATCTCCGAGACCAGCCGCAAGGTCCGCTTCTACCAACTCACCCCTGCCGGCCGTGCACAGCTCGAGGCCGCGCTCGACGAGTACCAGCGCCTGAACGAGGCCATCCAGGCGGTCCTGCGCACCGCGTAA
- a CDS encoding ABC transporter permease, translating to MGELLRRIHYLLHRRRMDEELQSEMEFHREMAGRAGQRSFGNTLRLREQSREAWGWVWLDRLGQDLRYAMRQLSHNRGFAATAIGVLGLGICASVALFAFVDAALIKPLPYTEPARLVAVYEATTTCPHCNLSYADFQDWKKASPAIVSDFDVWTSRVFLRKTADGIAPAPALRATTGLLHTLGITPLLGRGFTAADGAPGKPHTALLTYPAWQRIYNSKGSALGTTVTLDDTVYTIIGVLPRSFSFAPRGTMDFVVPIQALSVCEQRRGCHNLYGVARLQPGVSTESALAAMTSIAAGLEKQYPASNRGQGAAVISLNEAISGDIRPILLTLLGGAVLLLLIATANVSGLLLVRAESRRREMAVRSALGASPARLLRQVTTEALVLAFAGGVLGSAASFALMAIMIRLIPQSMLGSMPYLAGLGTNWRVAVFAAAVSLLSAAVFTLTPMIRLPFGHLRDELAEGGRTSAGRMWRRFGAPFVVVELAIAMTLLAGAGLLGKSFYRLLHVPLGYDATHLATVSIAIPDSLYSTGAAQIALYHRILEGLNSLPGVQSAALTSDLPTQCNCDTTWFRILGKPWNGTHNEAPQRDVSVAYFSTLRARILRGRFFTEADKADAPPVAIINRTLAERYFAPGEDPVGQTIGNSDLAPKSFRRIVGVIDDVREGGLSDPAAPVVYYPLDQDAEDYAYAVLRTGQSPESMLPAMVAELHHIDPRLGTLDPQSMRQLIDGSPVAYLHRSAAWLAAGFAVLALLLGAIGLYGVIAYSVGQRRREIGVRLALGAQRSAVYRLVLAEAGWLTSLGIGLGMLGAVGAATLLASSGTASNRGQLLFAVHAWDPAVLLTVALLLAAAAALASFLPARRAAAVNPVEALRAE from the coding sequence ATGGGCGAGTTGCTGCGTCGCATCCACTACCTGCTCCACCGCCGCCGCATGGACGAGGAGCTGCAGAGCGAGATGGAGTTTCACCGCGAGATGGCCGGCCGCGCCGGGCAGCGGAGCTTTGGCAACACGTTGCGGCTGCGCGAGCAGTCCCGTGAGGCGTGGGGCTGGGTATGGCTGGACCGGCTAGGCCAGGATCTGCGTTACGCCATGCGCCAGCTCAGCCACAATCGCGGCTTCGCAGCCACGGCCATCGGTGTGTTGGGGCTCGGTATCTGCGCCAGCGTCGCACTCTTCGCCTTTGTTGACGCCGCCCTCATCAAGCCCCTGCCCTACACCGAGCCCGCGCGCCTGGTGGCCGTCTACGAGGCCACAACAACCTGCCCGCATTGCAACCTCTCCTACGCCGATTTTCAGGATTGGAAGAAAGCCTCACCCGCAATTGTCTCGGATTTCGATGTCTGGACCTCGCGGGTCTTTCTCCGCAAGACGGCGGACGGCATCGCACCCGCGCCGGCCCTGCGCGCCACCACCGGCCTGCTCCATACGCTGGGCATTACGCCGCTGCTGGGCAGGGGATTCACCGCGGCGGACGGCGCACCCGGCAAGCCGCACACCGCACTGCTTACCTATCCGGCGTGGCAACGGATTTACAACAGCAAGGGCTCCGCGCTGGGCACGACGGTCACACTCGACGACACGGTCTACACCATCATCGGCGTGCTGCCGCGCAGCTTTTCGTTCGCACCGCGCGGGACCATGGATTTCGTCGTCCCCATCCAGGCTCTCAGCGTTTGCGAGCAGCGGCGCGGCTGCCACAATCTCTACGGCGTGGCGCGGCTGCAGCCGGGCGTGAGCACAGAGTCGGCGCTGGCCGCCATGACATCCATCGCCGCCGGGCTTGAGAAGCAGTATCCCGCCTCGAACCGCGGCCAAGGCGCAGCTGTCATCTCGCTCAATGAAGCCATCAGCGGCGACATTCGCCCCATCCTGCTCACCCTGCTGGGCGGAGCCGTGCTGCTGCTGCTGATTGCCACCGCCAATGTCTCCGGACTGCTGCTGGTGCGCGCCGAAAGCCGCCGCCGCGAGATGGCGGTACGCAGCGCACTGGGCGCTTCCCCTGCGCGGCTTCTCCGCCAGGTCACTACCGAGGCGTTGGTGCTGGCGTTTGCCGGCGGGGTTCTCGGCTCCGCAGCATCCTTTGCGCTGATGGCCATCATGATCCGGCTCATCCCGCAGAGCATGCTCGGGTCCATGCCCTATCTCGCAGGACTCGGGACCAACTGGCGGGTCGCGGTCTTCGCCGCCGCCGTCTCCCTGCTCTCGGCTGCGGTCTTCACCCTCACGCCGATGATCCGGCTGCCCTTCGGCCATCTGCGCGATGAATTAGCCGAGGGCGGCCGTACCTCGGCAGGACGGATGTGGCGGCGCTTCGGCGCGCCGTTCGTCGTGGTCGAGCTGGCCATCGCCATGACCCTGCTGGCAGGCGCCGGACTGCTGGGCAAGAGCTTCTACCGCCTGCTGCATGTGCCGCTCGGCTACGACGCCACGCACCTGGCGACCGTCTCCATTGCCATTCCCGATAGCCTCTACAGCACCGGCGCGGCGCAGATCGCGCTTTACCACCGCATCCTCGAAGGGCTGAACAGCCTGCCAGGCGTGCAATCCGCCGCCCTGACCTCCGACCTGCCCACACAATGCAACTGCGATACCACCTGGTTCCGGATTCTCGGCAAGCCGTGGAACGGCACGCACAACGAAGCGCCGCAGCGCGATGTCAGCGTGGCTTACTTCTCCACCCTGCGCGCCCGCATTCTGCGCGGCCGCTTCTTCACCGAGGCCGACAAGGCGGATGCGCCGCCGGTGGCTATCATCAATCGCACGCTGGCCGAGAGATACTTTGCCCCGGGCGAAGACCCGGTCGGGCAGACCATCGGCAACAGCGATCTCGCACCCAAATCCTTCCGCCGCATCGTCGGCGTCATCGACGATGTCCGCGAAGGCGGGCTGAGCGATCCGGCCGCTCCAGTTGTGTACTATCCGCTGGACCAGGATGCGGAAGACTACGCCTACGCGGTGCTGCGTACCGGGCAGTCGCCGGAATCGATGCTGCCGGCGATGGTCGCTGAGCTACATCACATCGATCCGCGGCTGGGCACGCTCGATCCCCAGAGCATGCGGCAACTGATCGACGGCTCGCCCGTGGCCTATCTGCACCGCTCGGCCGCCTGGCTGGCTGCGGGCTTTGCCGTCCTGGCGCTGCTGCTGGGAGCCATCGGCCTCTATGGAGTGATTGCGTATTCGGTCGGCCAAAGGAGACGCGAGATCGGGGTACGGCTGGCGCTGGGCGCGCAGCGCAGCGCAGTCTATCGCCTGGTACTGGCCGAGGCTGGCTGGCTCACCTCGCTCGGCATCGGGCTCGGCATGCTTGGAGCCGTGGGCGCAGCCACGCTGCTCGCAAGCTCCGGCACAGCCTCGAACCGCGGCCAATTGCTCTTTGCCGTTCATGCCTGGGACCCGGCCGTGCTCCTTACCGTCGCCCTGCTGCTGGCTGCCGCTGCCGCGCTGGCCAGCTTTCTGCCTGCGCGCCGGGCTGCCGCGGTCAACCCGGTAGAAGCCCTGCGCGCGGAGTGA